The following proteins are encoded in a genomic region of Saccharopolyspora antimicrobica:
- a CDS encoding AAA family ATPase yields MSGAPTTGACDAPETPGVDQLHATVQRIAANVEQVLVGKPEVVRVALVTLLAEGHLLVEDVPGVGKTSLAKALARSVDCTVSRVQFTPDLLPSDITGVSVYNRRTESFEFRPGPVFANIVVGDEINRASPKTQSALLECMEEKQVTVDGETYPLSAPFMVIATQNPIEMEGTYALPEAQRDRFTARVSIGYPDLKAELAMVDEHAGHDPLADLRPVADAAEVQGLLQAVRRVHVSTEIRRYAVELVTATRQLTELRLGASPRSTLQLVRAARAQAALAGREFTIPDDVQAVAIPVLAHRLVLTSEARAARRSTTELVRQLLSRTPVPRGDTERERG; encoded by the coding sequence TTGTCCGGTGCCCCGACGACCGGTGCCTGCGACGCACCGGAGACGCCCGGGGTCGACCAGCTGCACGCGACCGTCCAGCGCATCGCCGCCAACGTCGAGCAGGTGCTGGTGGGCAAGCCCGAGGTGGTGCGGGTCGCGCTGGTCACCCTGCTGGCCGAAGGCCACCTGCTGGTGGAGGACGTGCCCGGGGTCGGCAAGACCTCGCTGGCCAAGGCGCTGGCCCGGTCCGTCGACTGCACGGTCAGCCGCGTCCAGTTCACCCCCGACCTGCTGCCCAGCGACATCACCGGGGTGTCGGTGTACAACCGGCGGACCGAGAGCTTCGAGTTCCGGCCCGGCCCGGTGTTCGCCAACATCGTGGTCGGCGACGAGATCAACCGCGCCTCGCCCAAGACGCAGTCCGCGCTGCTGGAGTGCATGGAGGAGAAACAGGTCACCGTCGACGGCGAGACCTACCCGCTGAGCGCGCCGTTCATGGTCATCGCCACCCAGAACCCGATCGAGATGGAAGGCACCTACGCGCTGCCGGAAGCCCAACGGGACCGCTTCACCGCCCGGGTGTCGATCGGCTACCCGGATCTCAAGGCCGAGCTGGCGATGGTCGACGAGCACGCCGGGCACGACCCGCTGGCCGACCTCCGGCCGGTCGCCGACGCCGCCGAGGTGCAGGGCCTGCTGCAGGCGGTGCGCCGGGTGCACGTCTCCACCGAGATCCGCCGCTACGCGGTCGAACTGGTGACCGCCACCCGCCAGCTGACCGAGCTGCGGCTCGGCGCCTCGCCCCGGTCGACGCTGCAGCTGGTGCGCGCCGCTCGCGCGCAGGCCGCGCTGGCCGGGCGCGAGTTCACCATCCCGGACGACGTGCAGGCGGTGGCGATCCCGGTGCTGGCCCACCGGCTGGTGCTGACCAGCGAGGCCCGCGCCGCCCGCCGCTCCACCACCGAGCTGGTGCGGCAGCTGCTGAGCCGGACCCCGGTGCCGCGCGGCGACACCGAACGCGAACGCGGGTAA
- the mraZ gene encoding division/cell wall cluster transcriptional repressor MraZ, producing MFLGTHHPKLDDKGRLTLPAKFREALAGGLMVTKGQDHCLYVFPRDEFEQMARKVAEAPFTNEAVRAYQRYLFAGTDEQEPDGQGRIKIAAELRRYAGLTKECVVIGAINRLEIWQAERWQSYLDEHEEGYAQAREEVLPGVF from the coding sequence ATGTTTCTCGGCACCCATCACCCCAAGCTCGACGACAAGGGGCGCTTGACGCTGCCGGCGAAGTTCCGGGAAGCACTGGCAGGGGGGCTGATGGTCACCAAAGGACAGGACCACTGCCTCTACGTCTTCCCGCGCGACGAGTTCGAGCAGATGGCGCGCAAGGTCGCCGAGGCTCCGTTCACCAACGAGGCGGTCCGCGCCTACCAGCGCTACTTGTTCGCCGGGACCGACGAGCAGGAGCCCGACGGGCAGGGCCGGATCAAGATCGCGGCCGAGCTTCGGCGCTACGCCGGGCTGACCAAGGAGTGCGTGGTCATCGGCGCGATCAACCGGCTGGAGATCTGGCAGGCGGAGAGGTGGCAGAGCTACCTCGACGAGCACGAGGAGGGCTATGCGCAAGCGCGCGAGGAGGTGCTGCCGGGCGTCTTCTGA
- the rsmH gene encoding 16S rRNA (cytosine(1402)-N(4))-methyltransferase RsmH: MLELLEPALSREGAVVVDATLGMGGHSEAMLTAHPGLTLVGLDRDPDALRLAGERLAPFESRIHLVHAVYDEWSEVLVDLGLSEVDAALFDLGVSSLQLDEADRGFAYAQDAPLDMRMDPGAPRTAADVLNTYAADELARVLRTYGEEKFAGKIAAAIVRERQKEPFTNSARLVQLLYDVVPAASRRTGGHPAKRTFQALRIEVNAELDVLERALPAALDSLAVGGRIAVMSYHSLEDRMVKRALAERVKSRTPVDLPVELPGHGPEFRLLTRGAELASEQEIEANPRAASVRLRAAERLGGGKT; this comes from the coding sequence ATGCTGGAGCTGCTCGAACCAGCGCTGTCCCGCGAGGGCGCGGTGGTCGTCGACGCCACGCTCGGCATGGGCGGGCACTCCGAGGCGATGCTGACCGCGCACCCGGGGCTGACGCTGGTCGGCCTGGACCGCGACCCGGACGCCCTGCGGCTGGCCGGGGAACGGCTCGCGCCGTTCGAGTCGCGGATCCACCTGGTGCACGCGGTGTACGACGAGTGGTCCGAAGTGCTCGTCGACTTGGGACTGTCCGAGGTGGACGCAGCGCTGTTCGACCTCGGGGTGTCCTCGCTGCAACTGGACGAGGCGGACCGCGGTTTCGCCTACGCGCAGGACGCTCCGCTGGACATGCGGATGGACCCGGGCGCGCCGCGCACCGCCGCGGACGTGCTCAACACCTACGCCGCCGACGAGCTGGCGCGCGTGCTGCGCACCTACGGCGAGGAGAAGTTCGCGGGCAAGATCGCCGCGGCGATCGTCCGGGAGCGCCAGAAGGAGCCGTTCACCAACAGCGCCCGGCTGGTGCAGCTGCTCTACGACGTGGTGCCCGCGGCCAGCCGGCGCACCGGCGGTCACCCGGCCAAGCGCACCTTCCAGGCACTTCGCATCGAGGTCAACGCCGAGCTCGACGTGCTGGAGCGCGCGCTGCCCGCGGCGCTGGATTCGCTGGCGGTGGGCGGCCGGATCGCGGTGATGTCCTACCACTCGCTGGAGGACCGGATGGTCAAGCGCGCCCTCGCCGAGCGGGTGAAGTCGCGCACCCCGGTCGACCTGCCGGTGGAACTGCCCGGCCACGGGCCGGAATTCCGCCTACTCACCAGGGGCGCCGAGCTCGCCAGTGAGCAGGAGATCGAGGCGAATCCGAGGGCTGCCTCGGTGCGGCTGCGCGCCGCGGAGCGGCTAGGCGGAGGAAAGACATGA
- a CDS encoding FtsB family cell division protein — translation MTAPARAKKSASRSGSQSAAKKTTAKTATTKSDKPRSRSAAAERAYARREERRERSTREPSVRRPRQLRTGAEDRRPTSAKPKTRARQLQERVTLARFPLVVVVMSVLAVGLAATLWLSIAAVSGSYELQHGEAEIARLNERREQLLREVSSLDSPPAIQRRAVDELGMVPGPTPAYLVTLPDGTVVVVGEPEKASAPPPPAPPAGPPPAEQPQGQPPAGEQPPAGEQPPAGEQPPPVEAAAGAR, via the coding sequence ATGACAGCACCTGCACGCGCCAAGAAGTCCGCTTCGCGGTCGGGTTCGCAGTCGGCCGCCAAGAAGACCACGGCCAAGACCGCCACGACGAAGTCGGACAAGCCGCGTTCGCGGTCGGCGGCGGCGGAGCGCGCCTACGCGCGCCGCGAGGAGCGCCGGGAGCGCTCGACGCGGGAGCCGTCCGTGCGGCGACCGCGCCAGCTGCGCACCGGTGCGGAGGATCGACGGCCCACGTCGGCGAAGCCGAAGACCAGGGCCAGGCAGCTGCAGGAGCGCGTGACGCTCGCGCGGTTCCCGCTGGTGGTCGTGGTGATGTCGGTACTGGCCGTCGGGCTCGCCGCGACGCTGTGGCTGTCCATCGCGGCGGTCAGCGGCAGCTACGAGCTGCAGCACGGCGAGGCCGAGATCGCCCGCCTGAACGAGCGCCGGGAGCAGCTGCTGCGCGAGGTGAGCTCGCTGGACTCGCCGCCGGCGATCCAGCGGCGCGCCGTGGACGAGCTCGGCATGGTGCCCGGGCCGACCCCGGCGTACCTGGTGACGCTGCCGGACGGCACCGTGGTGGTGGTCGGGGAGCCGGAGAAGGCGTCGGCACCGCCGCCCCCGGCACCGCCCGCCGGGCCGCCGCCTGCTGAACAGCCCCAGGGCCAGCCGCCCGCCGGGGAGCAGCCCCCGGCGGGGGAGCAGCCGCCGGCGGGGGAGCAGCCGCCGCCGGTTGAGGCAGCTGCGGGGGCGCGTTGA
- a CDS encoding peptidoglycan D,D-transpeptidase FtsI family protein yields the protein MARKPTKTIRGRTARTNVAGSNRRLLVGRMLLVIALVLTSAKLIEVQGFRASALSKEAVKQRLDRSVIPADRGSIVDRTGNVLAFSSEARQLFANPRQLTTTFDEQHAKDPSKPTAAEYKQEIARFIAKELPGVISEQEVLDALFRDVGFTYFGPKIDPSKAREITKKYPHIGSEYQATREYPGGDLAANIIGAANWRKDEVPGKLRGQIGLESSMDSVLAGKDGQQVSDTALGSDLVIPGTRELEPAIPGSDVELTIDSDVQYMLQRELADYTREAQAKNASAVVLDAKTGEVYALANDKTFDPNGPWGENTGNPAVTTPYEPGSVAKLITAAGAIETGVMKPDTVLQVPGSIKVADRTVGDAWPHGTVPMTFTGVMGKSSNVGTLMAAQQMGEQRWYDFARAFGLGQRTGVGLPGESAGVLPPPDKWSGSSFGNLPIGQGFSMTVLQMASMYQAIANDGVRVPPRIVAAEVGPDGKRVERPRPEGVRVVSPETARTVNDMLRSVVQDAPQPNRGTGPGAALPGFQVSGKTGTAQQYDPDCKCYSNSKHWITFAGVVPADSPRFVIGLMLDRPAYGTQEGSSAAPLFHNIAAFLTQRYQLPLSKEEAPFQVLQLPTP from the coding sequence ATGGCTCGCAAGCCGACCAAGACCATCCGCGGCCGCACCGCGCGCACCAACGTCGCGGGCAGCAACCGGCGACTGCTCGTCGGGCGGATGCTGTTGGTGATCGCGTTGGTGCTCACCAGTGCCAAGCTGATCGAGGTGCAGGGCTTCAGGGCCAGCGCGCTGTCGAAGGAGGCGGTGAAGCAGCGGTTGGACCGCTCGGTCATCCCGGCCGATCGCGGGTCCATCGTGGACCGCACCGGGAACGTGCTCGCCTTCAGCAGCGAGGCACGGCAGCTCTTCGCGAACCCGCGCCAGCTCACCACGACGTTCGACGAGCAGCACGCCAAGGACCCCAGCAAGCCCACCGCGGCGGAGTACAAGCAGGAGATCGCCCGCTTCATCGCGAAGGAGCTGCCGGGCGTGATCTCCGAGCAGGAGGTGCTCGACGCGCTGTTCCGCGACGTCGGGTTCACCTACTTCGGCCCCAAGATCGACCCGAGCAAGGCCCGGGAGATCACCAAGAAGTACCCGCACATCGGCTCCGAGTACCAGGCCACCCGCGAGTACCCCGGCGGCGATCTGGCCGCGAACATCATCGGCGCGGCGAACTGGCGCAAGGACGAGGTGCCCGGCAAGCTGCGCGGCCAGATCGGGCTGGAGTCCTCGATGGACTCGGTGCTGGCGGGCAAGGACGGCCAGCAGGTCTCCGACACCGCGCTGGGCTCGGACCTGGTCATCCCCGGCACCCGGGAGCTCGAGCCGGCGATCCCGGGGTCCGATGTGGAGCTGACCATCGACTCCGACGTGCAGTACATGCTGCAGCGCGAGCTCGCCGACTACACCCGCGAGGCGCAGGCCAAGAACGCCAGCGCGGTGGTGCTGGACGCGAAGACCGGCGAGGTCTACGCGCTGGCCAACGACAAGACCTTCGACCCGAACGGTCCGTGGGGCGAGAACACCGGGAACCCGGCGGTGACCACTCCGTACGAGCCGGGCTCGGTGGCCAAGCTGATCACCGCGGCCGGTGCGATCGAGACCGGCGTCATGAAGCCGGACACCGTGCTGCAGGTCCCGGGCAGCATCAAGGTCGCGGACCGCACGGTCGGCGACGCGTGGCCGCACGGCACGGTGCCGATGACGTTCACCGGCGTGATGGGCAAGTCCTCCAACGTCGGCACCCTGATGGCCGCGCAGCAGATGGGCGAGCAGCGCTGGTACGACTTCGCCCGCGCCTTCGGGCTGGGCCAGCGCACCGGCGTCGGCCTGCCGGGCGAGAGCGCGGGAGTCCTGCCGCCGCCGGACAAGTGGTCCGGCTCGTCGTTCGGCAACCTGCCGATCGGCCAGGGCTTCTCGATGACGGTGCTGCAGATGGCGAGCATGTACCAGGCGATCGCCAACGACGGTGTCCGGGTACCACCGCGGATCGTCGCCGCGGAGGTCGGACCGGACGGCAAGCGCGTCGAACGCCCCCGCCCCGAGGGTGTCCGGGTGGTGAGCCCGGAAACCGCGCGCACGGTGAACGACATGCTGCGCTCGGTGGTCCAGGACGCCCCGCAGCCGAACCGCGGCACCGGCCCGGGAGCGGCGCTGCCGGGATTCCAGGTCTCGGGCAAGACGGGAACGGCCCAGCAGTACGACCCGGACTGCAAGTGCTACAGCAACTCGAAGCACTGGATCACGTTCGCAGGTGTCGTCCCGGCGGACAGCCCGCGCTTCGTGATCGGCCTGATGCTGGACCGCCCGGCCTACGGAACCCAGGAAGGCTCCTCGGCGGCGCCCCTGTTCCACAACATCGCGGCCTTCCTGACCCAGCGCTACCAACTCCCGCTGTCCAAGGAAGAAGCCCCCTTCCAGGTCCTCCAACTCCCGACCCCGTAG
- a CDS encoding MFS transporter, with protein sequence MHTGERASDEALTSAIRQVMIRLLPFLFFMYVIAFLDRVNIGFAKEEFQAHAGISEAAYALGAGLFFIGYALFEVPSNLIMMRVGARWWMCRIMVTWGLISAAMALVNDEFLFYLLRFLLGAAEAGFFPGVILFITHWVPHAYRARCNAMFYFGIPLASVLGGPLSGMLLELDGVAGILGWQWMFAVEGLIACVVGVWAFFYLDNKPADARWLTPDQRNALQGAVDREARAKQAHSPHRLRTALVDPRVLYFCLIYFLIQCSVYGMTFYLPTQVAGVVGSEVGLLVGLVTAIPWTIALLVNIAVSTGADRLAQPKKRFVAAACVAGGSIGIAASAYFADPVLAIAGLSVAAVGYISVQPVFWTFPAAYLTGTAAAAGIGLINSLGNLGGFVAPVAKNWIEQTLGSETAGLYLLALCGLAAATLFLTLSRTPAEEVS encoded by the coding sequence GTGCACACCGGAGAACGGGCGTCCGACGAGGCGCTGACCAGCGCGATCCGGCAGGTGATGATCCGCCTGCTGCCGTTCCTGTTCTTCATGTACGTGATCGCGTTCCTGGACCGCGTCAACATCGGCTTCGCCAAGGAGGAGTTCCAGGCGCACGCCGGGATCTCCGAAGCCGCCTACGCGCTCGGCGCGGGGCTGTTCTTCATCGGCTACGCGCTGTTCGAGGTGCCCAGCAACCTGATCATGATGCGGGTCGGCGCCCGCTGGTGGATGTGCCGGATCATGGTGACCTGGGGCCTGATCTCCGCGGCGATGGCGCTGGTGAACGACGAGTTCCTGTTCTACCTGCTGCGCTTCCTGCTCGGCGCGGCCGAAGCCGGCTTCTTCCCGGGCGTCATCCTGTTCATCACCCACTGGGTACCGCACGCCTACCGGGCGCGCTGCAACGCGATGTTCTACTTCGGCATCCCGCTGGCCTCGGTGCTCGGCGGCCCGCTGTCCGGCATGCTGCTGGAACTCGACGGGGTGGCCGGAATCCTGGGCTGGCAGTGGATGTTCGCGGTGGAGGGCCTGATCGCCTGCGTGGTCGGGGTCTGGGCCTTCTTCTACCTGGACAACAAACCCGCCGATGCCCGCTGGCTCACGCCGGACCAGCGCAACGCGCTGCAGGGCGCGGTCGACCGCGAAGCCCGGGCCAAGCAGGCGCACAGCCCGCACCGGCTCCGGACCGCGCTGGTGGACCCGCGAGTGCTGTACTTCTGCCTGATCTACTTTCTGATCCAGTGCAGCGTCTACGGCATGACCTTCTACCTGCCGACGCAGGTGGCAGGCGTGGTCGGCAGCGAGGTCGGCCTGCTCGTCGGCCTGGTGACGGCGATCCCGTGGACCATCGCGCTGCTGGTCAACATCGCGGTGTCCACCGGCGCCGACCGCCTGGCCCAACCGAAGAAGCGGTTCGTCGCGGCGGCCTGCGTGGCCGGCGGCTCCATCGGCATCGCGGCCTCGGCGTACTTCGCCGACCCGGTGCTCGCGATAGCCGGCCTGTCGGTGGCGGCGGTCGGCTACATCTCGGTCCAACCGGTGTTCTGGACGTTCCCGGCGGCCTACCTGACCGGAACGGCCGCGGCGGCGGGCATCGGCCTGATCAACTCGCTGGGCAACCTGGGCGGTTTCGTCGCCCCGGTGGCGAAGAACTGGATCGAGCAGACCCTCGGCTCCGAAACAGCGGGCCTCTACCTCCTGGCCCTCTGCGGCCTCGCCGCGGCAACCCTCTTCCTCACCCTCTCCCGCACCCCGGCGGAGGAAGTCTCCTGA
- a CDS encoding IlvD/Edd family dehydratase produces the protein MPRRSASWFGAHGRAGMTARSWVKNQGYSDEVFDGRPVIGIGTTWSELAPCNAHQQRIAEAVKRGVWQAGGFPLEFPNMALGETLMRPTTMLYRNLLAMQAEETIRANPLDGVVLLSGCDKTTPGLLMAAASVDLPTAMLTGGPMLNGKYRGTDIGSGTAVWQAEADLVAGRITQEECYFIEGCMSRSNGHCMTMGTASTMACIVEALGMQLPYAASWPAVDARRYAAAQQTGQRIVEMVEADLKPSDVLTRDAFDNAIRANAAIGGSTNAVVHLIAIAKRVGVELTVDDFDTLTRDVPTLVNLQPSGEFLMEDFCYAGGLPAVLKELGDLVVRSAITVTGRSMGENIADAEVHNRSVITPFDEPFQAIGTGTAVLRGSLAPGGAVVKQSAASARLLEHRGPAMVFEDVDEYYAVCKDDDLDVDENTVLVVRNAGPKGYPGMPEVANVPVPKKVQDRGFDDIVRISDGRMSGTAYGTVILHVTPEAAAGGPLAFVRTGDMISIDVPNRRLDLEVPEEELQRRRAEWQAPDNPHARGYQRLYYDHVLQASEGADLDFLVGRSGSYVPRDGH, from the coding sequence ATGCCGCGGCGCAGTGCGAGTTGGTTCGGAGCACACGGCAGGGCCGGGATGACCGCCCGGTCCTGGGTCAAGAACCAGGGCTACAGCGACGAGGTCTTCGACGGGCGACCGGTGATCGGCATCGGCACCACCTGGTCCGAGCTGGCGCCCTGCAACGCCCACCAGCAGCGGATCGCCGAGGCGGTCAAGCGCGGGGTGTGGCAGGCGGGCGGCTTCCCGCTGGAGTTCCCCAACATGGCGCTGGGCGAGACGCTGATGCGGCCCACCACGATGCTCTACCGGAACCTGCTGGCGATGCAGGCCGAGGAGACGATCCGCGCCAACCCGCTGGACGGCGTGGTGCTGCTGTCCGGCTGCGACAAGACCACGCCCGGCCTGCTGATGGCCGCGGCCAGCGTCGACCTGCCCACCGCGATGCTCACCGGTGGCCCGATGCTCAACGGCAAGTACCGGGGCACCGACATCGGCTCGGGAACCGCCGTGTGGCAGGCGGAGGCCGACCTGGTGGCGGGCCGGATCACGCAGGAGGAGTGCTACTTCATCGAGGGCTGCATGTCCCGCTCCAACGGGCACTGCATGACCATGGGCACCGCCTCCACCATGGCGTGCATCGTGGAAGCGCTGGGCATGCAGCTGCCGTACGCGGCGTCGTGGCCCGCGGTCGACGCCCGCCGCTACGCCGCGGCGCAGCAGACCGGCCAGCGCATCGTGGAGATGGTCGAAGCAGATCTCAAGCCCTCCGACGTGCTCACCCGCGACGCGTTCGACAACGCCATCCGCGCGAACGCGGCCATCGGCGGGTCGACCAACGCCGTGGTGCACCTGATCGCGATCGCCAAGCGGGTCGGGGTGGAGCTGACCGTCGACGACTTCGACACGCTCACCCGCGACGTGCCGACGCTGGTGAACCTGCAGCCCAGCGGCGAATTCCTGATGGAGGACTTCTGCTACGCGGGCGGCCTCCCCGCGGTGCTCAAGGAACTCGGCGACCTCGTGGTGCGGTCGGCGATCACGGTCACCGGGCGTTCGATGGGCGAGAACATCGCCGACGCCGAGGTGCACAACCGCTCGGTGATCACGCCGTTCGACGAGCCCTTCCAGGCCATCGGCACCGGAACCGCGGTGCTGCGCGGCTCGCTGGCGCCCGGCGGAGCGGTGGTCAAGCAGTCGGCGGCGTCGGCCCGGCTGCTGGAGCACCGCGGCCCGGCGATGGTGTTCGAGGACGTCGACGAGTACTACGCGGTCTGCAAGGACGACGACCTGGACGTCGACGAGAACACGGTGCTGGTCGTCCGCAACGCCGGCCCGAAGGGCTACCCCGGCATGCCGGAGGTGGCCAACGTGCCGGTGCCGAAGAAGGTCCAGGACCGCGGTTTCGACGACATCGTGCGCATCTCCGACGGCCGGATGAGCGGCACGGCGTACGGCACGGTGATCCTGCACGTGACCCCGGAAGCGGCGGCGGGCGGCCCGCTGGCCTTCGTCCGGACCGGCGACATGATCAGCATCGACGTCCCCAACCGCCGCCTGGACCTGGAAGTGCCGGAGGAGGAGCTGCAGCGCCGCCGAGCCGAGTGGCAGGCCCCGGACAACCCGCACGCCCGCGGCTACCAGCGCCTGTACTACGACCACGTCCTCCAGGCATCGGAAGGAGCGGACCTCGACTTCCTGGTCGGCCGTTCGGGCAGCTACGTCCCCCGAGACGGCCACTGA
- a CDS encoding helix-turn-helix domain-containing protein has protein sequence MRTDVEPGALVLVGPDGTPTPLPESVAELLRGVVTALAHGMAITVAPHNTMLTTQEAAELLGISRPTLINLLDDGEIPCEKTRGRHRRIRLADIVDYQERNRQEGEAVLDEMIADGEDSGLYEANAPQRTR, from the coding sequence ATGCGCACCGACGTCGAACCGGGCGCGCTGGTGCTCGTCGGCCCCGATGGCACGCCGACTCCGTTGCCGGAAAGCGTTGCCGAGTTGCTCCGCGGTGTGGTGACGGCGCTCGCGCACGGCATGGCGATCACTGTTGCCCCGCACAACACGATGCTCACCACCCAGGAAGCTGCTGAGCTTCTGGGGATCAGCAGGCCGACCTTGATCAACCTGCTGGACGATGGCGAGATCCCGTGCGAGAAGACCCGTGGACGGCACCGCAGGATCCGTCTAGCGGACATCGTCGACTACCAGGAGCGCAACCGTCAGGAAGGCGAAGCGGTGCTCGACGAGATGATCGCTGACGGCGAGGACTCGGGCCTCTACGAGGCAAACGCTCCACAACGGACCAGGTAG
- a CDS encoding PIN domain-containing protein, which produces MAAYPALLDTCVLFPQYLCDTLLRLALSGTYRPLRSGGILDELRRNVAEVVGERAIERRIANMRRVFPSAEIAGYEALTSKMTCDEKDRHVLAAAVRGVPR; this is translated from the coding sequence GTGGCCGCATACCCCGCACTGCTCGATACCTGCGTCCTGTTCCCGCAATACCTCTGCGACACCTTGTTGCGCTTGGCCTTGTCCGGCACCTACCGGCCGTTGCGGAGCGGTGGGATTCTCGACGAGCTGCGTCGCAATGTCGCAGAGGTCGTCGGTGAACGCGCCATCGAGCGACGCATCGCGAACATGCGACGAGTGTTCCCCAGTGCCGAGATCGCTGGCTACGAAGCGCTGACCAGCAAGATGACCTGCGACGAGAAGGACCGGCATGTGCTGGCCGCCGCCGTTCGCGGGGTGCCGCGGTGA
- a CDS encoding CHAP domain-containing protein, translating into MLPINEFQEVLVNIRRIARLAGACGVGAALALAPLAAPAVLAEPAPQAVQVAAAPGDGTPQGAIEWYKARIGDSSLEGYCEMAAENAYGTTGVWPSAIAHWNGAVSAGKAHTDGSTPPKGAFVYWNISQYGHVGIADGNGGFYATSVGGAIGHADDVSYYNNYLGWSDPQVPGRG; encoded by the coding sequence ATGTTGCCGATCAACGAATTCCAGGAGGTTCTCGTGAACATCCGACGGATCGCGCGATTAGCCGGCGCCTGCGGTGTCGGTGCGGCGCTGGCCCTCGCCCCGCTCGCCGCCCCGGCCGTGCTCGCCGAGCCCGCTCCGCAGGCAGTTCAGGTCGCCGCCGCCCCCGGCGACGGCACCCCGCAGGGCGCCATCGAGTGGTACAAGGCCCGCATCGGCGACAGCTCCCTCGAGGGCTACTGCGAGATGGCCGCCGAGAACGCCTACGGCACCACCGGTGTCTGGCCGTCCGCCATCGCGCACTGGAACGGCGCGGTCAGCGCGGGCAAGGCCCACACCGACGGTTCCACGCCGCCCAAGGGCGCGTTCGTCTACTGGAACATCAGCCAGTACGGCCACGTCGGCATCGCCGACGGCAACGGCGGCTTCTACGCCACCAGCGTCGGAGGCGCGATCGGCCACGCCGACGACGTCTCCTACTACAACAACTACCTCGGCTGGAGCGACCCCCAGGTCCCCGGCCGCGGCTGA
- a CDS encoding pentapeptide repeat-containing protein codes for MIEVRQPGPVEITDSGGMLMRLSWEGQDRYYAVDADLDRSDFTEAKLDDAWFLWSDLTGSVLRGASLRSSECSEALFADCDLTDAKFTGASLDQADFTRARLTGADLHLASATDAKFQGAVLTGAVLAKAALNRADFANADLRDSEFHQTRLIGANLSGAQVSGSIGSITGPVAVRDSHRTVLLDGPALEEWFRRHGAQIAVHAAYAPLSESEHRTDSQLRWKQKQNSVLQIRMLIDWEADPFWISERPEPTSRPAPAADLREYCDIPDELVEQIDEWHREWTNLLNWADPLATEFPSPEAEADWERREREFAELIAPLLAPHIRFECSGKVLNSGFPGLWDAAWDRAKRGF; via the coding sequence GTGATCGAGGTTCGCCAGCCTGGGCCGGTCGAGATCACCGACTCCGGGGGGATGCTGATGCGGCTGAGCTGGGAAGGGCAGGATCGCTACTACGCGGTCGACGCCGATCTGGACCGTTCGGACTTCACCGAAGCCAAGCTCGACGACGCGTGGTTCCTGTGGAGCGACCTCACCGGCTCCGTGCTGCGCGGCGCATCGCTCCGCTCTTCCGAATGCTCGGAAGCCCTGTTCGCCGACTGCGACCTGACGGACGCGAAGTTCACCGGGGCGAGCCTGGACCAGGCGGATTTCACCAGAGCCCGCTTGACCGGCGCCGATCTGCATCTCGCCTCGGCGACGGATGCGAAGTTCCAGGGCGCCGTGCTCACCGGAGCCGTTCTGGCGAAGGCCGCACTGAACCGCGCGGACTTCGCCAACGCCGACCTGCGCGATAGCGAGTTCCACCAGACGAGGCTGATCGGTGCGAACCTCTCCGGCGCCCAGGTTTCCGGGTCCATCGGGTCGATCACCGGGCCCGTGGCCGTTCGCGACTCTCATCGAACGGTGCTCCTCGACGGCCCCGCGCTCGAGGAGTGGTTCCGACGCCACGGTGCGCAGATCGCTGTCCATGCCGCCTACGCGCCGCTTTCGGAGTCGGAGCACCGCACCGACTCCCAGCTCCGGTGGAAGCAGAAGCAGAACAGCGTCCTGCAGATCAGGATGCTGATCGACTGGGAGGCGGACCCGTTCTGGATCAGCGAGCGACCCGAGCCGACATCGCGCCCGGCCCCGGCGGCCGACCTGCGCGAGTACTGCGACATCCCAGACGAGCTCGTCGAGCAGATCGACGAGTGGCACCGCGAATGGACGAACTTGCTCAACTGGGCAGACCCGCTCGCGACCGAATTCCCCAGCCCTGAAGCCGAAGCCGACTGGGAAAGGCGCGAGCGGGAGTTCGCCGAACTCATCGCCCCGCTCCTCGCACCCCACATCCGGTTCGAATGCTCAGGAAAGGTCCTGAACAGCGGTTTTCCCGGGCTGTGGGATGCAGCCTGGGATCGGGCCAAGCGCGGCTTCTAG